The proteins below are encoded in one region of Oncorhynchus nerka isolate Pitt River linkage group LG15, Oner_Uvic_2.0, whole genome shotgun sequence:
- the LOC115117156 gene encoding forkhead box protein D1-like, translating to MTLEGELELMERADADVDGKRNKATRNEGYVSLTKGDGADLEQQGAASSSPKQPAKDTEDEGDFTPNCTERIAASVKPPYSYIALITMAILQSPKKRLTLSEICDFISQRFTYYGERFPAWQNSIRHNLSLNDCFVKMSREPGNPGKGNYWTLDPMSSHMFENGSFLRRRKRFKRQNYRFGMMDTRCPLERSSVLPGFSFYGTNGIGPCHFQVPGLELYRHLGIEHHSVSNQSIPPMSSILPALSSLLSRNSNVVQKTFLPHPSLSFENFETTRRSASTVAQALVPGSSFLSPASLHSMGAPHLWSFHPEYHKLRALPNSSHIANELLQQLGDK from the coding sequence ATGACCCTGGAAGGAGAGCTCGAACTCATGGAGAGGGCAGATGCCGACGTGGATGGAAAAAGGAACAAAGCTACACGGAACGAGGGGTATGTATCTTTAACCAAAGGAGACGGGGCCGATTTGGAGCAGCAAGGCGCTGCGTCCTCGTCTCCAAAACAGCCAGCGAAGGATACGGAGGATGAGGGTGACTTTACGCCGAACTGTACAGAGAGAATCGCTGCCTCGGTGAAACCTCCGTACTCCTACATCGCTCTTATCACCATGGCAATCCTCCAGAGCCCGAAGAAAAGACTGACTCTCTCGGAGATATGTGACTTCATCAGCCAGCGCTTCACGTATTACGGGGAGAGGTTCCCGGCGTGGCAGAACTCCATCCGTCACAACTTGTCCCTCAACGACTGCTTCGTCAAAATGTCCCGCGAGCCCGGTAACCCCGGGAAGGGGAACTACTGGACGTTAGACCCTATGTCGTCTCATATGTTCGAGAACGGGAGCTTCCTACGGCGGAGGAAACGTTTCAAACGGCAGAATTACCGATTTGGGATGATGGACACCCGGTGCCCGCTCGAGCGCAGTAGCGTGCTCCCTGGATTTTCCTTCTACGGGACGAACGGAATAGGGCCGTGTCATTTTCAGGTACCCGGTTTGGAATTGTACCGTCACTTGGGCATCGAACATCATTCTGTTTCTAACCAAAGCATCCCACCAATGAGCAGCATCTTGCCGGCGCTCTCCTCACTTTTATCAAGGAATTCGAACGTTGTCCAAAAGACATTTCTTCCACATCCGTCTCTTAGCTTTGAGAATTTCGAAACGACGCGCCGCTCAGCCTCCACGGTGGCCCAAGCTTTGGTCCCCGGATCTTCATTTCTGTCCCCGGCCTCGCTCCATTCAATGGGCGCTCCGCATCTCTGGAGCTTTCATCCCGAGTACCACAAACTACGTGCTCTCCCCAACTCCAGCCATATAGCAAATGAACTCTTGCAGCAACTTGGTGACAAATAG